The Gadus morhua chromosome 10, gadMor3.0, whole genome shotgun sequence genome segment AGACATTATCTCAATTTTAGCTTTCAATGTGCGTCTTATAGaggaaaaacagaaacacatttaACGGCTAATGTTTTTGAGGTTTCCGTTTTGATTTGCATCTCTGAAAACTAAGTGAATCATTGGCTTGTTCAGTCTCGAAGGTCCAGCCAATCACAATTGATGTATGGCATGTACATGTCGGTCTAAACTGTCACTTGAGTCCAGAGCTCAATCAGCACTAAAAACGTGATGATGATGGCAAGTTATTTTGCAATAACAATTCTGATTGCAGCATGTAAGTACAATTACGCTtcaaatcaactttttcatgtaaattattaaataattgtCACTTGCATTGTAGCATGTAggtatatttcatatttttgtctttctttatttttagtgCCGGTTGAGACCCAAGACATTCCTCTTTCAGTTTCTGAAATAAAAGCAGAACTTGGCGATAAGGTTACTTTGCATGGTAGAGGaatcaaaaaagaaaagaaggaagATAAGATTGACTGGTACAAACAATCTCATGGATATGTTCCCCAAACAGTCGCTCGAAGTGTGTTTGGAATAATTACAATTTATCCTCCCTTTAATTTAACATTCACAGTGGAAGAAGGGGTTTCTGAATTCAATCTTATCCTTCAAAGTGTAACTAAAAGTGATGAAGCAAACTATTTTTGTCGAAGCCAATTTTCTGACAGTTGGACTAATGGCATAATTCTGTCCGTCAAAGGTAAAATGTAAACCTTTTTCAATTTTTTGCTTTCAATATCATGAGTAATAGTTTACTTTCGCTGATGGAACCCTAAACATAGACCTTTTGATGAtgattatttgcatttattttgcagATCACAACATCACGCCGGTTGAAGAAAAGCAAGATGAAACAGGTTATTAAATTCCACTTCCTTCTTTCAGGATATCTGACTTACAAACTAATTAATgtttatcaaatataatataaatatcgttcatcatttattattttaggtGACATTATCTTACCTTCCATACTGTTATATCAAAATACAAGTTCTTTGAGTTTTGCAGCTTCCAGATAACCCATTGTAGATTGTCTGATTCTAGAACCCTATAACTGTCATCTGGTTACCGTGGTGCTTGGAATACTGTTGGCTTGCTGTCTGGTTGTGATCATAATCCTCTTTCTAAccagaaataaaaaacaagtttGTGAGCATTGCAAAGGTACAGTACATTCTACACTAATAAGCTTTCTGCTGTGACATGATGTGACCTCAGGACAGGTTAGAGATCCCCATCCTGAATCTATGGCATATTGTATTTTACAGAAACCTGCTGCAGTTTttgattattaatatttttggtGAAAATAAGTAATTACTATAGTTTTTGAAGCCTGACCGATATGAATTGCTACAAACAATAGCATGAAAAAAGTAATTATTCTTCTATTCTTATCTTCAGGAACACTGAGTTCCTCCTACCATGTGGCAAATGACTCAGGGATTCAGGAACAACAGGTACTCATTGCATTGTGTACAATATGCATGTATCGAAATTCATTATCTCGAAGAACTGTAAAAATGAAGATGTGCATATGTTCTCATTTGAGACACAAAAAAGTTAAAGTTAAAAGTTTGATTTTATCTAATTTGTTCAATCAATGTTAAAAAGTTTGGAAAATAGGGGTTGGGGTTATTACCATAGCTACAACCCGTTAGTGTATGAGTGTTATTATGAGTGATGTTCTATTTGAAGAGGCCCTTCACACGGTGGCTTATAGCTATACTATAAATTTGGGAAGCTTAACCTTCTCTAAGACGCAGATAACTGAATATACATGAGGAATGTGACTAatccgcacacacgcacacaatttcAGATTCACTTTACTGCTATCTGACATGAAAGCCAGGGCCTAGAGATTGGCTGACTAAATAAcatatgaatacaatttatgaCTCAATATATTGAGTAAGGAACCTTATCACTTCGCACCTGGATGCTCGAGCAGCAACGAGATGGTGCCACCATCACTTTGGGAGTACTGGTCCCTTGTAGTCCCAGCACAGGCCGCCCTGGCTTCTGCTGCGGCGTTGGTGAGGGGGAGCATTCAGTTGGCTGCGATCTCTGCCGATGCTTTGTGCCACTCAATTATTCTCACTAGCAGGGTTAGAAATGAATGTAATatgtttattgttatttaatgttttatcttTTCTAAAACATTGtaatatgtatttaatatttgttttgaaaaaaTGCATGTTCTTAAACTTCACTGCAACAATGCTGACATCTCAGATGTTTGTTAGTAACACACGGTTCTCTGTTGTAGGACAGGGAAACGGGTTCCTTGAATTACGCAGCGTTGGATTTCCCTGGCAGGAAAACCAAAAGGGGGAAAAAGAACAGTGAACAGACTCAGGAGAGTCTGTATTCTGATGTGAGAGAAACCCGCCACTAAAGTCTATTAACCAGGGAGTCTGTGTCCCCTCATGAGGCTTAAGTAATGATTTTGGCACGTTGTGATGTCAGTTTGGATTGATGAATTTGAATGTTGTGCTATGGTTGTTGGTGGAAATAATCTGGaccattttatttttatgggTATATGTAGACTGTTTACATTTAGTTATGTTGCtttgaaaatattttatattgcaaacacacgcatgtgGCCGCATAACTAAATCTTAATAAACATAGTTTTTAATGTGCCACTAATCTCAGCTATGCTTGCCGAGGTTGCTTGGCAACCATTTGCTGGCTTGAGGCACAACGTTGCTTTGGGGGAGAATTATGATTTGTTTTCAATAAATTATTGCACTTGAAGTTTCTGTGTCTGGTTGATGTTCGGTACTATGATGAACAATGAATAAATTAGGTAAATTAAGTTGTATCACTATGAATGTAATGCTACAGTGAGACACTCATGTCTTAAAATGTCTTGATGGGACAAAAGGAGGGTTGTTGGTTTGTCAAGTGGTGGGAAGGAcagtctagtggttagggtagACTAGAAGTGGATCATTGGCTTGCATCATTCAGTGCTCTAActtccagccaatcacagttgATCTATAAAAATAGTAATCCTTACAGTCAATCTATCAGTGAGTGCAGCACAAGTACGGCACCAAAACGTAACAATGTTAGCAATGTTGTTTGCTTTGATAATTCTGAGAGCAGCATGTAAGTAAAACTCCTCTTCAAAATAAGTTCAATTGGTTACAATTCTAAACAGTTTTTTAGTTGTTCATTGTGGTTATTTCTACATTTTTCAGTTCCGATTGAGACCAAAAAGGATCCTTCTTTGTTGTCTGTGCAGACAGCAGAGCTTGGAGATACTGTAACTCTACAGAGTGCAGCTTTACAAACAGTAACATGTAACATATATTGGTATTGGTATAAGCAATCTCTGGGATTTGTGCCTCAAACAGTCGCTTCTAAAGTGAATGATTCAGTGACAGTATATCCCCCTTTCAATTCAAGGTTCACAGTGGACAAAGGGGTTTATGCCTTTAATCTTAAAATCAGATCCATAACTAAAGATGATGAAGCAATCTATTTTTGTCAAGAAGGTTTATCTAACAGTTGGAGTGGCACATTTGTATCAGTCAAAGGTACGGGATCTACTTTTTAATGCTTGTTTCAACCTCATGAGGAAAAATCTTAACATTTCAAATCATCCCAAAATATATCTACTTGGTTCCTTTACATTATAATCATTGTATTTAACTGTATAGATCCCAACGAACAGAGGTTTGTCTCCCAGACTGTGGTCCAACAGCCTGTGTCGGCATCAGCTCAGCTGGGAGACCCTGTGGCTCTCCAGTGCTCTATTACCTCCCAGAGGACGGACCACATTAACCAGTGCCAAGGGGAACCCAGTGTGTACTGGTTCAGATCAGGACCATCTCACCCTGCTGCCATTTACATGAATGGAAACAGGAGTGGTGAATGTCAGAATAGTTTTGGGCCTCCGtctgctccacagagctgtgtctacactctccccaagAACAATGTAGACTCCTCTGATGCTGGGACTTACTACTGTGCCCTGGCAGCATGCGGGGAAGTTGTGTTTGGAAATGGAACTAAACTGGACCTAACAGGTCAGTATttttgttaatatatataatacttgTTTATTAGATACTTTTAATTATAATAGAATAATAGAAGTATAATatcgttatttattattttgtaaaaatTAATCTCAATGTTTTCCTGAATTTAACATTATGAAAATATTTTTCTTGAAAAACTTCTTTCAGGAAAATCTCCTTCCATTATATCATATGTAATTGTTCATAAAAGATACCATGGAATCTAAATCTTCGCTTATAATTCTAGAAACCTACCATCATCTGGTTACCGTGGTGCTTGGAATACTGTTGGCTTGCTGTCTGGTTGGGAATATAAT includes the following:
- the LOC115552884 gene encoding uncharacterized protein LOC115552884; amino-acid sequence: MMMASYFAITILIAALPVETQDIPLSVSEIKAELGDKVTLHGRGIKKEKKEDKIDWYKQSHGYVPQTVARSVFGIITIYPPFNLTFTVEEGVSEFNLILQSVTKSDEANYFCRSQFSDSWTNGIILSVKDHNITPVEEKQDETEPYNCHLVTVVLGILLACCLVVIIILFLTRNKKQVCEHCKGTLSSSYHVANDSGIQEQQDRETGSLNYAALDFPGRKTKRGKKNSEQTQESLYSDVRETRH
- the LOC115552389 gene encoding uncharacterized protein LOC115552389, which translates into the protein MLAMLFALIILRAAFPIETKKDPSLLSVQTAELGDTVTLQSAALQTVTCNIYWYWYKQSLGFVPQTVASKVNDSVTVYPPFNSRFTVDKGVYAFNLKIRSITKDDEAIYFCQEGLSNSWSGTFVSVKDPNEQRFVSQTVVQQPVSASAQLGDPVALQCSITSQRTDHINQCQGEPSVYWFRSGPSHPAAIYMNGNRSGECQNSFGPPSAPQSCVYTLPKNNVDSSDAGTYYCALAACGEVVFGNGTKLDLTETYHHLVTVVLGILLACCLVGNIIKFITRNKKQVWEHCKGTLSSSDHVATDSVIQEQQDRETDSLNYAALDFPGRKTKKGKKNSERTEESLYSDVRETRH